A part of Stegostoma tigrinum isolate sSteTig4 chromosome 6, sSteTig4.hap1, whole genome shotgun sequence genomic DNA contains:
- the nipa1 gene encoding magnesium transporter NIPA1 isoform X3: MGLGQIGNFFAYNTAPAALVTPLGALGVPFGSLLASYMLQEKLNLLGKLGCLLSCAGSIVLLIHAPTTENVTSRLQLEEKLADPVFLGYICIIFALLILLIFWIAPSHGSTNILVYIGICSLLGSFTVPSSKGIGLVAQDAFSDNPSSRRALCLFVILLVTLVFSILIQFIYINKALQYFDSSIFSAIYYVVFTTLVILASAILFREWSDVGFVDFLGMLSGFITVSVGIILLQVFKEFSISASELRKITSKKN, from the exons TGGGACTGGGTCAAATAGGAAACTTCTTCGCTTACAACACTGCCCCTGCTGCATTGGTAACACCACTAGGAGCCCTCGGTGTCCCATTTGG GTCACTCTTGGCTTCGTATATGTTGCAGGAGAAACTGAACCTGTTAGGAAAACTAGGATGTCTACTCAGTTGTGCAGGTTCAATTGTGCTGCTTATTCATGCTCCCACAACTGAGAATGTAACATCAAGGTTACAACTAGAAGAGAAGTTGGCAGACCCAG TGTTTCTTGGTTACATCTGCATTATTTTCGCACTTCTCATCCTGCTTATTTTCTGGATCGCACCCTCCCATGGCTCCACCAACATCCTGGTTTACATTGGCATTTGCTCATTACTGGGGAGCTTTACTGTGCCCAGCAGTAAAGGCATAGGTTTAGTAGCTCAAGACGCATTTAGTGATAATCCATCAAGTCGAAGAGCCCTCTGCCTCTTTGTCATCCTGCTGGTAACATTAGTTTTCAGTATTCTTATTCAATTTATATACATTAACAAGGCTTTGCAGTACTTTGACTCATCCATCTTTAGTGCAATATACTATGTGGTTTTCACAACTTTGGTCATTCTGGCATCTGCTATCCTCTTTCGAGAGTGGAGTGATGTTGGATTTGTAGATTTTCTTGGAATGCTGAGTGGATTTATCACTGTTTCGGTGGGAATCATACTCTTGCAGGTTTTCAAGGAATTCAGCATCTCTGCCAGTGAATTAAGAAAAATCACTTCAAAGAAAAACTGA
- the nipa1 gene encoding magnesium transporter NIPA1 isoform X2, producing the protein MTTEELLTHDSVCFSILPPVGLGQIGNFFAYNTAPAALVTPLGALGVPFGSLLASYMLQEKLNLLGKLGCLLSCAGSIVLLIHAPTTENVTSRLQLEEKLADPVFLGYICIIFALLILLIFWIAPSHGSTNILVYIGICSLLGSFTVPSSKGIGLVAQDAFSDNPSSRRALCLFVILLVTLVFSILIQFIYINKALQYFDSSIFSAIYYVVFTTLVILASAILFREWSDVGFVDFLGMLSGFITVSVGIILLQVFKEFSISASELRKITSKKN; encoded by the exons ATGACAACAGAGGAACTCCTGACACATGACTCTGTGTGCTTTTCAATACTGCCTCCAG TGGGACTGGGTCAAATAGGAAACTTCTTCGCTTACAACACTGCCCCTGCTGCATTGGTAACACCACTAGGAGCCCTCGGTGTCCCATTTGG GTCACTCTTGGCTTCGTATATGTTGCAGGAGAAACTGAACCTGTTAGGAAAACTAGGATGTCTACTCAGTTGTGCAGGTTCAATTGTGCTGCTTATTCATGCTCCCACAACTGAGAATGTAACATCAAGGTTACAACTAGAAGAGAAGTTGGCAGACCCAG TGTTTCTTGGTTACATCTGCATTATTTTCGCACTTCTCATCCTGCTTATTTTCTGGATCGCACCCTCCCATGGCTCCACCAACATCCTGGTTTACATTGGCATTTGCTCATTACTGGGGAGCTTTACTGTGCCCAGCAGTAAAGGCATAGGTTTAGTAGCTCAAGACGCATTTAGTGATAATCCATCAAGTCGAAGAGCCCTCTGCCTCTTTGTCATCCTGCTGGTAACATTAGTTTTCAGTATTCTTATTCAATTTATATACATTAACAAGGCTTTGCAGTACTTTGACTCATCCATCTTTAGTGCAATATACTATGTGGTTTTCACAACTTTGGTCATTCTGGCATCTGCTATCCTCTTTCGAGAGTGGAGTGATGTTGGATTTGTAGATTTTCTTGGAATGCTGAGTGGATTTATCACTGTTTCGGTGGGAATCATACTCTTGCAGGTTTTCAAGGAATTCAGCATCTCTGCCAGTGAATTAAGAAAAATCACTTCAAAGAAAAACTGA